One genomic segment of Deinococcus depolymerans includes these proteins:
- a CDS encoding GGDEF domain-containing protein, producing the protein MLEGLTRLEDLLGRGADQDRIQAVAAALAGQTLRADLILQSSPARRQLWAATDAGPPGPAAPDPPGGPSGSLRFAVPCCGGAEWEAVRLDPAQPWTADEQALAGTLGVLLRQLETRRQQRHTVEHLERQLQLALDTAPLLLWAADPAGTVQLAAGRGLTALHLRGTQLEGRSIHDLLSGVPRVPDLVRRAQQGETVSGLVQLGARTFESWYLPLPPPDHPGSVLGIGYDVTELLESRQAAETARRQAETLLRLSRVLDDHQTLSRAAQDVLALLVDHFGSGWAALWGHQTGWFRLIVSQGEVPLPLRNFQERGIPDSDRYGQALLSGQAVFLGGDQLPGAVRTLGLNAAAMMPVTLDAVTGPRILTVYRSDPPVWTEPERDLLFAAARTVQVAHRRLESLHRLQAEAATDSLTGLGNRRSFERALNTALHAGPCLLVSTDLDGLKRLNDSEGHPRGDALLRRFAQALRAAFPPQASVFRLGGDEFMVILPGTVRAHDALARVVDAAQQLRDAGFRGASASAGAASAPDEARTAEDLIRLSDTRMYAMKASRRSP; encoded by the coding sequence GTGCTGGAAGGACTGACGCGGCTCGAAGACCTGCTCGGCCGGGGCGCGGACCAGGACCGGATCCAGGCGGTCGCTGCCGCCCTGGCCGGACAGACGCTGCGCGCCGACCTGATCCTGCAGTCGTCACCGGCACGCCGGCAGCTGTGGGCGGCAACCGACGCGGGGCCCCCCGGCCCGGCGGCCCCGGACCCGCCGGGAGGGCCGTCCGGTTCCCTGCGGTTTGCGGTTCCCTGCTGCGGGGGGGCCGAGTGGGAGGCCGTCCGGCTCGACCCGGCCCAGCCCTGGACGGCGGACGAGCAGGCCCTGGCCGGCACGCTCGGCGTCCTGCTGCGCCAGCTCGAGACGCGCCGGCAGCAGCGCCACACGGTCGAGCACCTCGAACGGCAGCTGCAGCTCGCCCTGGACACCGCGCCGCTGCTGCTGTGGGCGGCCGATCCGGCCGGGACGGTGCAGCTGGCCGCCGGCCGCGGCCTGACCGCGCTGCACCTGCGCGGCACGCAGCTGGAGGGCCGCTCCATTCATGACCTGCTCAGCGGCGTCCCGAGGGTGCCGGACCTCGTGCGGCGCGCCCAGCAGGGCGAGACCGTCAGTGGCCTCGTGCAGCTGGGCGCCCGCACCTTCGAATCCTGGTACCTGCCGCTGCCCCCGCCGGACCACCCGGGCAGCGTCCTGGGCATCGGCTACGACGTGACGGAACTGCTCGAGTCCCGGCAGGCCGCCGAGACCGCGCGGCGGCAGGCCGAGACCCTGCTGCGGCTCTCGCGGGTTCTCGACGACCACCAGACCCTCAGCCGCGCCGCCCAGGACGTCCTGGCCCTGCTGGTGGATCACTTCGGGTCCGGCTGGGCGGCGCTGTGGGGGCATCAGACCGGCTGGTTCCGCCTGATCGTCAGTCAGGGGGAGGTGCCGCTGCCCCTGCGTAACTTCCAGGAGCGCGGCATTCCGGACTCCGACCGTTACGGTCAGGCGCTGCTGTCCGGTCAGGCGGTGTTCCTGGGCGGCGACCAGCTGCCCGGCGCCGTGCGGACGCTGGGCCTGAACGCGGCCGCCATGATGCCGGTCACGCTGGACGCCGTGACCGGTCCGCGCATCCTGACAGTGTACCGCTCGGACCCGCCGGTCTGGACCGAGCCCGAACGCGACCTGCTGTTCGCCGCGGCGCGGACCGTGCAGGTCGCGCACCGCCGCCTGGAATCCCTGCACCGCCTGCAGGCCGAGGCGGCCACCGACTCCCTGACCGGACTGGGCAACCGGCGTTCTTTCGAGCGGGCGCTGAACACCGCGCTGCATGCCGGCCCGTGCCTGCTGGTCTCCACCGACCTCGACGGCCTGAAACGGCTGAACGACAGCGAGGGCCACCCGCGCGGGGACGCGCTGCTGCGCAGGTTCGCCCAGGCGCTGCGCGCGGCCTTCCCGCCCCAGGCGTCGGTGTTCCGGCTGGGCGGCGACGAGTTCATGGTGATCCTGCCCGGAACAGTCCGCGCCCACGACGCGCTGGCCCGGGTGGTGGACGCGGCCCAGCAGCTGCGTGACGCCGGGTTCCGGGGGGCGTCCGCCAGTGCCGGCGCGGCGAGCGCCCCCGACGAGGCGAGGACCGCCGAGGACCTGATCCGCCTGAGCGACACCCGCATGTACGCCATGAAAGCCTCACGCCGGTCGCCCTGA